A single genomic interval of Vulpes vulpes isolate BD-2025 chromosome 3, VulVul3, whole genome shotgun sequence harbors:
- the LOC140598154 gene encoding uncharacterized protein has protein sequence MDEEQMSTGIYSPKWFLQCFLGRTPFSLTLKLWDAYVLDGERVLTAMAYTILKVHRKRLLKLPLEGLREFLQDSLAQPWALEDEAVLRHLRASMTQLRRMRCDLPPPAGPEEFPTRPLGLEPVSPAPGPLLPSPASEPPPRVEEPASPGPAARPEPPGPPPGQAIVQLAPQPRRWNSLPTLPGQQGGAGRRPRDTAGFKTENGVSFHLAPAWATPEAPRRTGPWSTPGTPITRSPQPPRDDAVGPRTPFLPRGHCSSCPSLGSDGHSQGRARAALSPLPRGPAQARDPLPPASTGQLDARGPRGQSVAVRAGARRLRPAVTVPCLVSLCLPEGGTARTGHQPLTQRDLGWPGPGLCGGRGDSSACPRPSANGIQRPGALARPAFWPRAERALSQQDVASWALGVPHRPRSLT, from the exons atg gacgaggagcagatgtccaccggcatctacagccccaaatggtttctccagtgcttcctcggccgg acccccttctcgctcaccctgaagctgtgggatgcctacgtgttggatggggagagggtgctcacggccatggcctataccatcctcaaggtgcacagga agcgcctcctgaagctgcccctggaagggctccgggagttcctccaggactctctggcccagccctgggccctggaggacgaggccgtgctgagacaccttcgggcctccatgacccagctccgcaggatgcggtgcgacctgcccccgccag cgggacctgaggagttccccacgaggcccctgggcctggagccagtgtccccggcgcccgggcctctcctcccttctccggcctctgagccaccgcccagggtggaggagccggcctccccgggcccagccgcccggcctgagccgcccggaccccctcccggccaggccatcgtccaacttgccccccagccccggcggtggaactccctccccaccctcccggggcaacaaggcggtgcaggcaggcggccccgggacacggcgggcttcaagacagaaaacggggtctccttccatttggcacctgcctgggccaccccagaggccccgcgacggaccgggccctggagcacccccgggactcccatcacgcggtccccccagccccctagggatgacgctgtcgggcccaggacacccttcctgccccgcggccactgcagctcgtgcccctcgctgggcagtgacgggcacagccagggcagagccagggcggcgctgagcccgctgccccgaggccccgcacaggcccgggaccctctgccccccgcgtccacggggcagctcgatgctcgcgggcctcgggggcagagcgtggcggtgagggcgggggcccggaggctccggcccgccgtcaccgtgccctgcctcgtctcgctgtgcctcccggagggcggcaccgcccgcacgggacaccagcccctgacccagagggacctgggctggcctggccccgggctctgtgggggcaggggcgactcgagcgcctgccccaggcccagcgctaatgggatccagcgccccggggccctggccaggcctgcgttctggccccgggccgagcgagccctctcacagcaggatgtggcctcctgggccctgggcgtgccccacagacccaggtcgctgacctag